A genomic region of Nakamurella alba contains the following coding sequences:
- a CDS encoding ABC transporter ATP-binding protein, translated as MAVVEIEHLTRRYRGITALDDISLSVREHTITGLLGRNGAGKTTLMRILAGHEFRTSGRVSVFGEDPTENERVLRRMSVVREGQIYPDIKFKRVLEAGSWFHPHWDADFAAQLVDDFQLPLNRPVKKFSRGMMSAVGIVLGLASRAELTVFDEPYLGLDAVARQTFYDRLLADYAEHPRTVVLSTHLIDEVGDLLEDVLVIDHGRLVLAGSADDLRERAVTVSGPTAAVADVVGRRKVLHRQDLGGRSKVMVLGPFDREDRNRSRAADLVIEPVSLQQLVVRASGTGAEGGAGTGVAGDETKAVPA; from the coding sequence ATGGCCGTGGTCGAGATCGAACACCTGACCCGCCGCTACCGTGGCATCACCGCACTCGACGACATCTCGCTGTCGGTCCGCGAGCACACCATCACCGGGCTGCTCGGCCGGAACGGCGCCGGCAAGACCACGCTGATGCGCATCCTGGCCGGGCACGAGTTCCGGACGTCCGGGCGGGTGTCGGTGTTCGGCGAGGACCCGACCGAGAACGAGCGGGTACTGCGCCGGATGTCGGTGGTGCGGGAGGGCCAGATCTACCCGGACATCAAGTTCAAGAGGGTGCTGGAGGCCGGGTCCTGGTTCCACCCGCACTGGGACGCCGACTTCGCCGCGCAGCTGGTGGACGACTTCCAGCTGCCGCTGAACCGGCCGGTGAAGAAGTTCAGCCGCGGCATGATGTCGGCCGTCGGGATCGTGCTGGGCCTGGCCTCCCGGGCCGAACTCACGGTGTTCGACGAACCCTACCTCGGGCTGGATGCCGTGGCGCGGCAGACGTTCTACGACCGGTTGCTGGCGGACTATGCCGAGCATCCGCGCACCGTCGTGCTGTCCACCCATCTGATCGACGAGGTCGGTGACCTGTTGGAGGACGTGCTGGTCATCGACCACGGACGGCTGGTGCTGGCCGGCTCCGCCGACGACCTGCGCGAACGGGCGGTCACGGTGAGCGGCCCGACCGCGGCGGTCGCCGACGTCGTCGGGCGCCGGAAGGTGCTGCACCGACAGGATCTGGGCGGGCGCAGCAAGGTGATGGTGCTCGGTCCGTTCGACCGGGAGGATCGCAACCGTTCCAGGGCAGCGGATCTCGTGATCGAGCCGGTCTCGTTGCAGCAGTTGGTGGTCCGGGCATCCGGGACCGGGGCCGAGGGCGGCGCGGGGACAGGTGTGGCAGGGGACGAGACGAAGGCGGTGCCGGCATGA
- a CDS encoding MalY/PatB family protein, translated as MTTVSGPADVRTARAGTVAELRGRGSLKWTQFPGALGAWVAESDFGTAPAVAQALRTAIEQDLFGYLPESARSSLVQACAGWMRSRYGWEVDHDRIVLVPDALKGMEVAIEHFSAPGSPVIVTPPAYPPFYTLPRSLGREVVEVPMIGGPGTYRLDLDGIDRAFAAGAGMLMLCNPHNPLGVTSAADELAALSSIVARHGARVCSDEVHAPLLFSGSIHVPYASVDGVAAAHTVTVTSTSKAWNLAGTKCAQLILGGAADLEIWDRVGFMPSHGASTLGVIASTAAYSAGGAWLADTMVRLEHNRDRLYELLPALLPGITSSRPQATYLAWLDCSALGLGEPAAEFFLREAGVALTDGRPCGSDIGDDFVRLNFAMPADVLEQAVEQMAEAVRRLSASS; from the coding sequence ATGACCACCGTGTCCGGACCGGCCGACGTCCGCACCGCCCGGGCCGGCACCGTGGCGGAACTGCGTGGCCGCGGCAGCCTGAAGTGGACCCAGTTCCCCGGCGCCCTCGGTGCCTGGGTGGCGGAGTCGGACTTCGGGACGGCCCCCGCCGTCGCACAGGCCCTGCGCACCGCGATCGAGCAGGACCTGTTCGGCTATCTCCCGGAGAGCGCCCGATCGTCCCTGGTCCAGGCCTGCGCCGGCTGGATGCGTTCCCGGTACGGGTGGGAGGTCGATCACGACCGGATCGTGTTGGTGCCCGACGCGCTGAAGGGCATGGAGGTGGCGATCGAGCACTTCAGTGCCCCGGGAAGTCCGGTGATCGTCACGCCGCCCGCCTACCCGCCGTTCTACACGCTGCCGCGCTCCCTCGGCCGGGAGGTCGTGGAGGTGCCGATGATCGGCGGACCGGGCACGTACCGGCTCGACCTGGACGGCATCGACCGGGCTTTCGCGGCGGGCGCCGGAATGCTGATGCTCTGCAACCCGCACAACCCCCTGGGGGTGACCAGCGCCGCGGACGAACTCGCCGCCCTCAGCTCGATCGTCGCCCGGCACGGAGCCCGGGTCTGTTCGGACGAGGTGCACGCGCCGTTGCTCTTCAGTGGGTCGATCCACGTCCCGTACGCGTCCGTCGACGGCGTCGCTGCCGCGCACACGGTCACTGTGACCTCGACGTCCAAGGCGTGGAACCTGGCCGGTACCAAGTGTGCCCAGCTGATCCTCGGCGGGGCGGCCGACCTCGAGATCTGGGACCGGGTGGGATTCATGCCCAGCCACGGGGCCAGCACGCTGGGGGTGATCGCCAGCACAGCCGCGTACAGCGCGGGCGGTGCCTGGCTCGCCGACACGATGGTGCGCCTGGAGCACAACCGTGACCGGCTCTACGAGTTGTTGCCCGCACTGCTGCCGGGGATCACCTCGTCCCGGCCACAGGCGACGTACCTGGCCTGGCTGGACTGCTCGGCGCTGGGCCTGGGCGAGCCGGCAGCGGAGTTCTTCCTGAGGGAGGCCGGGGTCGCGCTGACCGACGGTCGCCCGTGCGGCAGCGACATCGGCGACGACTTCGTCCGACTCAACTTCGCCATGCCGGCGGACGTCCTGGAGCAAGCGGTCGAGCAGATGGCAGAAGCAGTCAGGCGCCTCTCCGCATCGTCCTGA
- a CDS encoding GntR family transcriptional regulator — protein MLDEGTPLFVQIAQQLSADIVSGSLAEGARVPSSNEFASFHRINPATAAKGINLLVDQGLLEKRRGVGMFVVDGARERLLQGRREQFADAYIVPLLTEADRLGMGTAELSALIEDTDRRRRNGM, from the coding sequence ATGCTGGACGAGGGGACGCCCTTGTTCGTGCAGATCGCCCAGCAGTTGTCGGCGGACATCGTGTCGGGCAGCCTCGCCGAGGGTGCCCGGGTGCCGTCGTCCAACGAGTTCGCCTCGTTCCACCGCATCAACCCCGCCACGGCGGCCAAGGGGATCAACCTCCTGGTCGACCAGGGTCTGCTCGAGAAGCGCCGCGGCGTCGGCATGTTCGTCGTCGACGGGGCGCGGGAGCGGCTGCTGCAGGGTCGGCGAGAGCAGTTCGCCGACGCCTACATCGTGCCGTTGCTGACCGAGGCCGACCGGCTGGGCATGGGGACGGCGGAGCTGTCCGCACTGATCGAGGACACCGACCGGCGACGCCGGAACGGTATGTGA
- a CDS encoding amino acid ABC transporter permease, giving the protein MPHDLDMPAPARTAPARPEAAADSSDLAAVMAAASRPVVRRRRPGMWVLTAVVVVLTVFSVLSVARNPAMEWSVVGDYFFSSSVLEGLWLSVWVTVLVTVLSLLLGAVLAAMRLSQQPVLRALAWGYVWIFRSVPLLVQLLVWFNIGYLYPKLSFGIPWGPTFVEAPAREVMTAVLAALLGLTLHETAYATEIIRGGLLSVDAGQREAAHALSLSPLFTFTRIVLPQAMRAILPSAGSLLVGTLKATSMLSVIAVADLLYSVQIIYNRTFQIIPLLTVACIWYLIVTSVLSVGQWGIEKHFARGTSRSVPGGFIARYRGSRRRTLEVEA; this is encoded by the coding sequence ATGCCGCACGACCTCGACATGCCGGCGCCTGCGCGCACCGCCCCTGCCCGCCCGGAGGCGGCTGCGGACAGCAGTGACCTCGCCGCGGTGATGGCTGCCGCCTCTCGTCCGGTGGTGCGGCGGCGTCGGCCGGGGATGTGGGTGTTGACGGCGGTGGTGGTGGTGCTGACGGTGTTCTCGGTGCTGTCGGTGGCGCGGAACCCGGCGATGGAGTGGTCGGTGGTGGGTGACTACTTCTTCTCCTCGTCGGTGCTGGAGGGGTTGTGGCTCTCGGTGTGGGTCACGGTGCTGGTGACGGTGTTGTCGCTGCTGCTGGGTGCGGTGCTGGCGGCGATGCGGCTCTCGCAGCAGCCGGTGCTGCGCGCACTGGCCTGGGGCTACGTGTGGATCTTCCGGTCGGTGCCGCTGCTGGTGCAGCTGTTGGTGTGGTTCAACATCGGCTACCTCTATCCGAAGCTGTCGTTCGGCATCCCGTGGGGTCCGACGTTCGTGGAGGCGCCGGCGCGTGAGGTGATGACCGCGGTGCTGGCGGCGCTGCTGGGGTTGACGTTGCACGAGACTGCTTATGCCACCGAGATCATCCGGGGCGGTCTGCTGTCGGTGGATGCCGGGCAGCGGGAGGCGGCGCACGCGCTGTCGCTCTCGCCGCTGTTCACCTTCACCAGGATCGTGCTGCCGCAGGCGATGCGGGCGATCCTGCCGTCGGCGGGGTCGCTGTTGGTGGGCACGTTGAAGGCGACGTCGATGTTGTCGGTGATCGCGGTGGCGGACCTGTTGTACTCGGTGCAGATCATCTACAACCGCACCTTCCAGATCATCCCGCTGCTGACGGTGGCCTGCATCTGGTACCTGATCGTCACCTCGGTGCTCTCCGTCGGCCAATGGGGCATCGAGAAGCACTTCGCCC
- a CDS encoding helix-turn-helix transcriptional regulator yields the protein MAVFTALVEPLGRSLPSCSEVVLHDLARLPNSIVAVHGDVTGRSPGDPATDLLLERIASGAGEDIETGYETKLADGRKMRSSTMIVRDADGARVLALCINTDISAWQSVVRVAEMMLGGVRPHEVPDPVIELPAPTGSDEAEEPSQELFVKDLDELAAHLVHRAVRDIAVPVELMKKEHKLQVVRTLKQKGMFMLRDSVQMVATVLGVTRFTIYNYLNEIGDDGDGSAGPAPVAAVRSK from the coding sequence ATGGCCGTCTTCACCGCACTGGTCGAGCCGTTGGGGCGCTCCCTGCCGTCGTGCAGCGAGGTGGTGCTGCACGATCTCGCCCGGCTGCCGAACTCCATCGTGGCCGTGCACGGCGACGTGACCGGTCGGTCGCCGGGTGACCCCGCCACCGACCTGCTGCTGGAGAGGATCGCCTCGGGCGCCGGGGAGGACATCGAGACCGGCTACGAGACGAAGCTGGCCGACGGTCGCAAGATGCGGTCGTCGACGATGATCGTCCGGGACGCCGACGGTGCGCGGGTGCTGGCCCTGTGCATCAACACCGACATCTCGGCGTGGCAGTCGGTGGTCCGGGTGGCCGAGATGATGCTGGGCGGTGTCCGTCCGCACGAGGTGCCGGACCCGGTCATCGAGCTGCCCGCGCCGACCGGTTCCGACGAGGCGGAGGAGCCCAGTCAGGAACTCTTCGTCAAGGACCTGGACGAGCTCGCCGCCCATCTCGTGCACCGAGCGGTCCGGGACATCGCGGTCCCGGTGGAACTGATGAAGAAGGAGCACAAGCTCCAGGTGGTGCGCACTCTCAAGCAGAAGGGCATGTTCATGCTGCGGGACTCGGTGCAGATGGTGGCCACGGTGCTGGGTGTCACCCGCTTCACCATCTACAACTACCTCAACGAGATCGGGGACGACGGGGACGGTTCCGCCGGGCCCGCCCCGGTCGCCGCCGTCCGGTCGAAGTGA